A window of Catenulispora sp. GP43 contains these coding sequences:
- a CDS encoding NAD-dependent epimerase/dehydratase family protein — MTDSHVGETVLVTGGTGYLAGWVIAGLLQRGYRVRTTVRSLDKAQQVRDAVSAQAGARAAGTIEFAAADLLHDDGWDAATAGADHVLHTASPMPFGPGVDLITTAREGTRRVLHAAARAGVGRAVFTSSGVTADTGDPDTPATETAFTAPSGTPLRAYPDSKILAERDAWELAAATGLELTAVLPTFMQGPMLGTGRPGTVQIIRRLLAREIPAVPNIGWNIVDVRDIAELHILAMTSPAAAGQRFLGSGTFLWYRQIARILREKLTNEAAKVPVRAMPDIAVKLLARRNPQMAMVRSELGRTRLVDSSKARTQLGWQPRPTEETITDTANALIAESRMG, encoded by the coding sequence ATGACGGACAGTCATGTCGGCGAGACGGTACTCGTCACCGGCGGAACCGGCTACCTGGCCGGCTGGGTGATCGCGGGCCTGCTCCAGCGCGGCTACCGAGTGCGCACCACCGTGCGCAGCCTCGACAAAGCCCAACAGGTGCGCGACGCGGTGAGTGCGCAGGCCGGGGCGCGAGCCGCCGGGACCATCGAGTTCGCGGCTGCCGACCTCCTGCACGACGACGGCTGGGACGCGGCGACCGCCGGTGCCGATCACGTGCTGCACACCGCCTCGCCGATGCCCTTCGGCCCGGGCGTGGACCTCATCACCACCGCACGTGAGGGCACCCGCCGCGTCCTGCACGCCGCGGCCCGCGCAGGCGTCGGGCGCGCCGTGTTCACCTCCTCCGGCGTCACGGCCGACACCGGCGACCCGGACACCCCCGCAACCGAGACGGCGTTCACAGCGCCGTCCGGCACCCCGCTCCGCGCGTACCCCGATTCCAAGATCCTCGCCGAGCGCGACGCCTGGGAACTCGCCGCCGCGACCGGGCTGGAACTGACCGCCGTCCTCCCGACGTTCATGCAGGGCCCCATGCTGGGCACAGGCAGACCGGGAACGGTCCAGATCATCCGCCGCCTGCTCGCCCGCGAGATACCCGCCGTGCCGAACATCGGCTGGAACATCGTCGACGTGCGCGACATCGCCGAACTCCACATCCTCGCCATGACCAGCCCGGCCGCCGCGGGCCAGCGTTTCCTCGGCTCGGGCACCTTCCTCTGGTACCGGCAGATCGCCCGCATTCTGCGTGAGAAGCTCACGAACGAAGCCGCGAAGGTGCCCGTGCGCGCCATGCCCGACATCGCCGTCAAACTGCTCGCGCGCCGCAACCCGCAGATGGCGATGGTGCGCTCCGAGCTAGGCCGCACCAGGCTCGTCGACAGCAGCAAGGCACGCACCCAGCTCGGTTGGCAGCCCCGCCCCACCGAAGAGACGATCACCGACACCGCCAACGCGCTCATCGCCGAATCACGCATGGGCTAG
- a CDS encoding alpha/beta hydrolase translates to MPKTPVVFIHGLWLHATAWSNWLEMFESAGYDPSAPGYPGDGASVQDTREHPERLAGLGINDLTTAYGNAIADLSAKPIVIGHSLGGLIAQKLLAQGTAAAAIAIDPGQIKGVLRIPLVQLRSGSPALRRPGNRHRAISLTAEQFRFGFGNALPAAESQDLFDRWTIPGPGRPAFEVATSNLRRASASPAAVDTRLDDRGPLLFIAGGADHIVPPAVVKAAAKLYSAGHATTDYHLFPRRGHSMVLDHGWRDVADYSLDWLARQGF, encoded by the coding sequence ATGCCGAAGACACCCGTCGTTTTCATCCACGGCCTGTGGCTCCACGCCACGGCATGGAGCAACTGGCTGGAGATGTTCGAATCCGCCGGATACGACCCCAGCGCCCCGGGCTACCCGGGCGATGGAGCGAGCGTGCAGGACACCCGCGAACACCCGGAACGGCTCGCAGGGCTCGGCATCAACGACCTCACCACCGCCTACGGGAACGCGATCGCCGACCTGTCGGCGAAGCCGATCGTCATCGGGCACTCCCTCGGAGGCCTGATAGCCCAGAAACTCCTAGCCCAGGGAACCGCCGCGGCCGCGATCGCGATAGACCCCGGCCAGATCAAGGGCGTGCTGCGGATCCCGCTGGTCCAGCTCCGATCTGGATCCCCGGCACTGCGCCGACCCGGCAACCGGCACCGCGCGATCTCCCTGACCGCCGAGCAGTTCCGCTTCGGTTTCGGGAATGCGCTGCCCGCCGCCGAATCGCAGGACCTGTTCGACCGATGGACCATCCCCGGCCCCGGACGGCCCGCGTTCGAAGTCGCCACCTCGAATCTCCGGCGAGCCTCAGCCTCCCCGGCCGCCGTCGACACCCGCCTGGACGACCGGGGCCCACTGCTGTTCATCGCCGGCGGTGCGGACCACATCGTTCCCCCGGCCGTCGTCAAAGCCGCCGCCAAGCTGTACTCTGCCGGCCACGCCACGACCGACTATCACCTGTTCCCCCGCCGTGGACACTCGATGGTGCTCGACCACGGCTGGCGCGACGTCGCCGACTACAGTCTGGACTGGCTCGCCCGCCAGGGGTTCTGA
- a CDS encoding TetR/AcrR family transcriptional regulator: MPTPKTPKGEATRARILEAAADLLIAGNGLNIDDLLGATSTSKGQLFHYFPGGKDELRRAAAERHIARMAEVDAPATLATWPDWENWVGQILRRHEQQQRDDICEVAALAGRALDTDRVTRDLVGGMYEQWAGQLRNQLTDMQRDGLLRADAPVTELASALLAALQGGAVIDKATGSHHHLEHALRQALVLLRTYAL, encoded by the coding sequence ATGCCCACCCCGAAGACCCCCAAGGGCGAAGCGACCAGGGCCCGGATCCTGGAGGCCGCAGCCGACCTGCTGATCGCCGGCAACGGCCTGAATATCGACGACCTCTTGGGAGCGACCAGCACCAGCAAGGGCCAGTTGTTCCACTACTTCCCCGGCGGCAAGGACGAGTTGCGACGCGCGGCAGCCGAGCGCCACATCGCGCGCATGGCCGAAGTCGACGCGCCCGCGACGCTGGCCACGTGGCCGGACTGGGAGAACTGGGTCGGCCAGATCCTGCGCCGGCACGAGCAACAGCAGCGCGACGACATCTGCGAGGTCGCCGCGCTGGCCGGACGGGCACTGGACACCGACCGGGTGACCCGCGACCTGGTCGGCGGAATGTACGAGCAGTGGGCCGGCCAACTGCGGAATCAACTCACTGATATGCAGCGCGACGGCTTGCTGCGGGCCGACGCGCCAGTCACGGAGCTCGCGTCCGCGCTCCTCGCGGCGCTTCAGGGCGGGGCGGTCATCGACAAGGCCACCGGATCACATCACCACTTGGAGCACGCCTTACGCCAGGCGCTCGTCTTGCTGCGCACATATGCGCTCTGA
- a CDS encoding hydantoinase B/oxoprolinase family protein has product MNTHPGITDAVDLELRWSRLAAIADEAAAVLLRTAFSTIVRESNDYTVVLMDPAGRTIAECRAGIPAFAALISVLTGHLLGRFPVRDWAEGDVVATNDPWLATGHLPDIALVSPIFHRGVLVGFAGTAAHVPDIGGSPGLGVNDLIGEGLLIPPLRLYRAGMRNEEVVALLRANVRLPAQVWGDLEAQLSAHEVCRRRATELLDDTGEADFAALAEAVHSITDGAMREAIRAVPDGVYRSAVDADGVPDQATHIACTVTVRGDEIEIDYTGSSPQVPYATNCTLNYTTAYTVYPLKLLLDPTTRGNDGSYRAITVTAPRGSILNPAFPAPVLARHLTGHLLSCAVYQALAGVLPDRVIADSGGAPALRVQFSGRRDDGEPFAQILFASAGMGASAHADGRSTTAFPTNSGSGSVESLEADAPLVFRRKEFRADSGGVGTHRGGLGQDIEVRNPTDRPVRVALLGDRSRHPASGFAGGGDGAATRVQYSDGTEPALKSVSALAPGQSITVSFPGGGGYGPPQLRDPRDVEHDLSHGYITHAPEDDR; this is encoded by the coding sequence ATGAACACGCACCCCGGCATCACCGATGCGGTCGACCTCGAACTGCGCTGGAGCCGGCTCGCCGCGATCGCCGACGAGGCCGCGGCCGTACTGCTGCGGACGGCGTTCTCCACCATCGTCCGCGAGTCCAACGACTACACCGTGGTGCTCATGGATCCGGCGGGACGCACCATCGCCGAGTGCCGGGCCGGGATTCCGGCGTTCGCGGCGCTGATCAGCGTCCTGACCGGCCACCTGCTCGGCCGGTTCCCCGTGCGGGACTGGGCCGAGGGCGACGTGGTCGCGACCAACGACCCGTGGCTGGCCACCGGGCACCTCCCGGACATCGCCCTGGTCTCCCCGATCTTCCACCGCGGGGTCCTGGTCGGCTTCGCCGGTACCGCCGCGCACGTCCCGGACATCGGCGGAAGCCCGGGGCTCGGGGTCAACGACCTCATTGGCGAGGGCCTGCTGATCCCGCCGCTGCGGCTGTATCGGGCCGGAATGCGCAACGAGGAGGTCGTCGCGCTGCTGCGGGCCAACGTGCGTCTGCCCGCACAGGTGTGGGGCGATCTGGAAGCCCAGCTGTCCGCGCACGAGGTGTGCCGCCGCCGCGCCACCGAGTTGCTCGACGACACCGGGGAGGCGGACTTCGCCGCGTTGGCCGAGGCAGTCCACTCCATCACCGACGGCGCCATGCGCGAAGCGATCCGCGCTGTGCCCGACGGGGTCTACCGCTCGGCCGTCGACGCTGACGGCGTCCCGGATCAGGCCACGCACATCGCGTGCACGGTCACCGTTCGCGGCGACGAAATCGAGATCGACTACACGGGCAGCTCGCCGCAGGTCCCCTACGCCACCAACTGCACCCTGAACTACACCACCGCCTACACCGTCTATCCGCTCAAGCTGCTCCTGGACCCGACCACGCGCGGGAACGACGGCTCCTACCGCGCCATCACCGTCACGGCGCCGCGGGGTTCCATCCTGAACCCGGCCTTCCCAGCCCCGGTCCTGGCCCGCCACCTCACCGGACACCTGCTGTCCTGCGCCGTCTACCAGGCGCTCGCCGGCGTCCTGCCGGACCGGGTGATCGCCGACAGCGGCGGGGCTCCGGCACTGCGCGTCCAGTTCTCCGGGCGACGCGACGACGGCGAGCCGTTCGCCCAGATCCTGTTCGCCAGCGCGGGCATGGGCGCCTCAGCCCACGCCGACGGACGCTCGACCACCGCCTTCCCCACCAACTCCGGCAGCGGAAGCGTCGAGTCCCTGGAAGCCGACGCGCCGCTGGTGTTCCGGCGCAAGGAGTTCCGAGCAGACTCCGGGGGCGTCGGTACCCACCGGGGCGGGCTCGGCCAGGACATCGAGGTCCGCAACCCCACCGACCGGCCGGTGCGCGTGGCCCTGCTCGGCGACCGCTCCCGGCACCCCGCGTCCGGTTTCGCCGGCGGAGGCGACGGGGCCGCCACGCGCGTGCAGTACTCCGACGGCACCGAACCGGCACTCAAGTCGGTCTCGGCGCTGGCGCCCGGCCAGAGCATCACCGTGTCCTTCCCCGGCGGCGGCGGATACGGCCCGCCACAGCTGCGGGATCCCCGGGACGTCGAGCACGACCTGAGCCACGGATACATCACGCACGCCCCGGAGGACGACCGGTGA
- a CDS encoding MarR family winged helix-turn-helix transcriptional regulator, translated as MTVNRDAKAPPTRPADVERKAEIVRVLMEVGNAADAVVAQVLSEFGVPTSVAGTLWALAPGTEPPTMREVAARLRCDPSTVSLAADKLQSMGLLARQPHPADGRKRTLVLTEQGHELWETLRARLHASGLFVGLDAQEQDTLLELLRKMRNLQRP; from the coding sequence ATGACCGTAAACCGTGACGCGAAGGCACCGCCGACCCGTCCCGCGGACGTCGAGCGGAAAGCCGAGATCGTCCGCGTTCTCATGGAGGTGGGAAACGCCGCGGACGCGGTCGTGGCCCAGGTGCTCAGCGAGTTCGGGGTTCCGACTTCCGTCGCCGGCACACTGTGGGCGCTCGCTCCGGGAACCGAGCCGCCGACGATGCGGGAGGTGGCGGCCCGCCTGCGGTGCGACCCTTCCACCGTGAGTCTGGCCGCCGACAAACTCCAGAGCATGGGACTCCTCGCCCGTCAGCCTCATCCGGCCGACGGTCGCAAACGCACCCTGGTCCTCACCGAACAAGGGCACGAACTGTGGGAGACGCTCAGGGCGCGCCTGCACGCCTCCGGGCTCTTCGTCGGTCTCGACGCGCAGGAACAGGACACCTTGCTCGAGCTACTGAGGAAGATGCGGAACCTGCAACGCCCGTAG
- a CDS encoding RraA family protein, which translates to MNTSTPTPASASASAEIEALAAWDTPALSNALDALRLRPFNAGYTDGSIQRLTGAEPIVGFAVTARMVARDPGNDAVPVSVLHEAISKTSGPVVVVIEDCDTLPGAGAFLGEVNGALLAALGVRGLVTNGRVRDIEELRCYPYPVYATGLCVARAHMRLIEVGCPAAVAGMHVDPGDILHGDEHGMLNIPRAALPAVLDKADLIRQDEQQVVGWSQSDEFSIPGLLEMRRIRH; encoded by the coding sequence ATGAACACCTCCACCCCCACCCCCGCCTCCGCCTCCGCCTCCGCCGAGATCGAGGCGCTGGCCGCCTGGGACACCCCGGCACTGAGCAACGCGCTCGATGCCCTGCGACTGCGCCCCTTCAACGCCGGCTATACCGACGGTTCGATCCAACGCCTCACCGGCGCCGAGCCCATAGTGGGTTTCGCCGTCACCGCCAGGATGGTCGCCCGCGATCCCGGCAACGATGCTGTCCCCGTCTCCGTGCTCCACGAAGCGATCAGCAAAACGTCCGGGCCGGTCGTGGTCGTCATCGAGGACTGCGACACCCTGCCCGGGGCCGGCGCCTTCCTCGGCGAAGTCAACGGCGCCCTGCTCGCAGCGCTCGGCGTCCGCGGGCTGGTGACCAACGGCCGCGTCCGCGACATCGAAGAACTGCGCTGCTACCCCTATCCGGTCTACGCGACCGGCCTGTGCGTCGCGCGCGCACACATGCGCCTCATCGAGGTCGGCTGTCCAGCGGCCGTCGCCGGAATGCACGTCGACCCCGGCGACATCCTCCACGGTGACGAACACGGCATGCTGAACATCCCCCGCGCAGCCCTGCCCGCGGTCCTCGACAAGGCCGACCTCATCCGCCAGGACGAGCAGCAGGTCGTCGGATGGTCGCAATCGGACGAGTTCAGCATTCCGGGCCTGCTGGAGATGCGCCGGATCCGGCATTGA
- a CDS encoding DUF4387 domain-containing protein — translation MKTLGDIALEVRSKNAGPFWMTLEAFMADDAGYRAADAVISEDAVAELYRVAPSTIRIFRLPELRVVKVSFPRPLVQGSLHDRDMHAGQHHVPLAGLPVPGTRA, via the coding sequence ATGAAAACCCTCGGCGACATCGCCTTGGAAGTACGGTCCAAGAACGCCGGGCCGTTCTGGATGACGCTGGAGGCCTTCATGGCCGACGACGCCGGTTACCGGGCCGCCGACGCGGTGATCTCCGAGGACGCCGTCGCCGAGCTCTACCGCGTCGCACCGTCGACGATCCGGATCTTCCGCCTCCCGGAACTGCGGGTCGTGAAGGTCTCCTTCCCGCGTCCGCTGGTCCAGGGCAGCCTGCACGACCGCGACATGCACGCCGGGCAGCACCACGTGCCCCTGGCCGGACTGCCGGTCCCCGGGACGCGGGCATGA
- the map gene encoding type I methionyl aminopeptidase, with translation MVELKTAAELDAMREAGRVVGTILDTVRQVADVHVSLRELDEAARAVLREAGAGSPFLNYRPHFAATPFPAVICTSVNDAIVHGIPDDYRLRDGDLLGVDCGAIVDGWAGDAAISFIVGTPQPADSRLIDTAEQALAAGIAAAVVGARIGDISHAIGSIARAAGYGIMEDFGGHGIGRHMHEDPGVPNEGRPGRGLRLRHGMTFAIEPMLIAGGRDKYRTAADGWTLLTTDGSRAAHVEHTIAVTDDGPRILTVP, from the coding sequence ATGGTGGAGTTGAAGACGGCGGCGGAGTTGGACGCCATGCGCGAGGCGGGGCGCGTGGTCGGCACGATCCTGGACACCGTGCGGCAGGTCGCGGACGTGCACGTCAGTCTGCGCGAGCTGGACGAGGCGGCGCGCGCCGTGCTGCGCGAGGCCGGGGCGGGCTCGCCGTTCCTGAACTACCGCCCGCACTTCGCCGCGACGCCGTTCCCGGCGGTGATCTGCACCTCGGTGAACGACGCCATCGTGCACGGCATCCCCGACGACTACCGGCTGCGCGACGGCGACCTGCTCGGCGTCGACTGCGGTGCGATCGTGGACGGCTGGGCCGGCGACGCCGCCATCAGCTTCATCGTCGGGACCCCGCAGCCCGCGGACTCCCGCCTGATCGACACCGCGGAGCAGGCCCTGGCCGCCGGCATCGCCGCGGCCGTGGTCGGCGCCCGCATCGGCGACATCTCCCACGCCATCGGTAGCATCGCCCGAGCCGCCGGCTACGGCATCATGGAGGACTTCGGCGGTCACGGCATCGGCCGCCACATGCACGAGGACCCCGGCGTCCCGAACGAGGGCCGGCCCGGCAGGGGTCTGCGACTGCGGCACGGCATGACCTTCGCCATCGAACCGATGCTCATCGCCGGCGGCCGCGACAAGTACCGCACCGCCGCCGACGGCTGGACCCTGCTCACCACCGACGGCAGCCGCGCCGCGCACGTCGAGCACACCATCGCCGTCACCGACGACGGCCCGCGCATCCTGACCGTGCCCTGA
- a CDS encoding helix-turn-helix domain-containing protein: MVRNPLTRSELERGRQLGVLLRQARGDRSMTEVAMAAGVSAETLRKIETGRAPTPSFFTIAAVAAVLGLSLDELARPAAEGRDGAPTPLAA, translated from the coding sequence ATGGTGCGCAACCCACTGACCCGGTCCGAGCTCGAACGCGGTCGGCAGCTCGGTGTCCTGCTGCGGCAGGCCCGGGGCGACCGCAGTATGACGGAGGTCGCGATGGCCGCCGGGGTGTCCGCCGAGACTCTTCGCAAGATCGAGACCGGCCGGGCGCCGACGCCCTCCTTCTTCACCATCGCCGCCGTCGCGGCCGTTCTCGGGCTGTCCCTGGACGAGTTGGCCCGGCCGGCAGCCGAAGGCCGCGACGGTGCTCCGACTCCGCTGGCCGCATGA
- a CDS encoding hydantoinase/oxoprolinase family protein → MTGSGGTRGTTRIGVDVGGTFTDLVLHDPVRGLTHTGKLPTTPEAPGRAVVEGLRRLLAETTTGVEDVAEVVHGTTLVTNTVLERTGAKVGLLTTEGFRDILEMGREIRHDSADLFARPAPPIVPRRLRLGVPGRMSAAGTELTPLDEDAVLTAARLLLDTEGVEALAVGFLHSHANPGHERRARDLIRRLAPDLAITLSCEAAPEIGEHERFNTACVNAYVQPVVREYLGRLEADLRASGFAGRLSIMLSGGGLCTVAHASAFPVALLESGPAAGAIAAARVAVRSGEPRVVAFDMGGTTAKLSLIEDGRPRLRHDFEAGRLDKFAPGSGLPLKLTVVDMIEIGAGGGSLAEVDRLGLLKVGPRSAGALPGPIAYGRGGTRPTVTDADLLAGRLDPERFLGGEMALDAAAVRAGLAELGRPVGRSAADAADGVEQIVTATMAAAARTHLAERGRDPRDFTLVAFGGAGPVHAYRLAKLLKLRRIIVPAGAGVMSAFGFLAAVPSADAVRAHPCALTRVDWSRVAELYKDMESQVRGVLGAEADAEAEPVVLRRAADMRYLGQGFQITVPLPDGDLSDDGGRIREAFARTYASLYGRVIEDGAPEVVSWRLSGNRPGPPTLPDHRPEPAGPGPAGPGPRSRRTIRFPDLGDVEAAVHDRGVLAPGTVIRGPAVFEDRETSCAVGPDCLVTVDTHHSLVIDIEPSEGGMHA, encoded by the coding sequence GTGACCGGCAGCGGTGGAACCCGCGGCACCACGCGGATCGGCGTCGACGTCGGCGGCACCTTCACCGACCTCGTCCTGCACGACCCCGTCCGCGGCCTGACCCACACCGGCAAGCTGCCGACGACGCCCGAGGCTCCCGGCCGCGCGGTCGTCGAGGGACTGCGGCGGCTGCTCGCCGAGACCACCACCGGCGTCGAGGACGTCGCCGAGGTCGTCCACGGCACCACCCTGGTCACCAACACGGTGTTGGAGCGGACCGGAGCAAAGGTCGGGCTGCTCACCACCGAAGGCTTCCGGGACATCCTGGAGATGGGCCGCGAGATCCGGCACGACTCGGCCGACCTGTTCGCCCGGCCGGCCCCGCCGATCGTGCCGCGCCGCCTGCGGCTCGGCGTCCCGGGGCGGATGTCGGCCGCCGGCACCGAGCTGACGCCGCTGGACGAGGACGCGGTCCTGACCGCCGCGCGCCTCCTGCTGGACACCGAGGGAGTCGAGGCGTTGGCCGTCGGTTTCCTGCACAGTCACGCCAATCCCGGGCACGAGAGGCGGGCCCGCGACCTGATCCGCCGCCTGGCCCCGGACCTGGCGATCACGCTGTCCTGCGAGGCCGCTCCGGAGATCGGCGAACACGAACGCTTCAACACCGCGTGCGTCAACGCCTACGTCCAGCCGGTCGTCCGCGAATATCTGGGCCGGCTCGAAGCCGACCTGCGCGCGAGCGGCTTCGCCGGCCGGTTGTCGATCATGCTGTCCGGCGGCGGACTGTGCACCGTCGCCCACGCCTCGGCCTTTCCGGTGGCCTTGCTGGAATCCGGCCCCGCGGCGGGCGCGATCGCCGCCGCGCGGGTCGCGGTCCGGAGCGGCGAACCGCGGGTGGTGGCGTTCGACATGGGCGGCACCACGGCCAAGCTGAGCCTGATCGAGGACGGCCGGCCCCGGCTGCGGCACGATTTCGAGGCCGGGCGGCTCGACAAGTTCGCGCCTGGATCCGGCCTGCCGCTCAAGCTCACCGTCGTCGACATGATCGAGATCGGCGCCGGCGGCGGTTCCCTGGCCGAGGTCGACAGGCTCGGGCTGCTGAAGGTCGGTCCCCGCAGTGCGGGGGCGCTCCCCGGCCCCATCGCCTACGGCCGCGGCGGCACCCGTCCGACGGTCACCGACGCGGATCTGCTCGCCGGACGTCTGGATCCCGAGCGCTTCCTCGGCGGTGAGATGGCGCTGGACGCAGCGGCGGTCCGCGCCGGACTGGCCGAGCTCGGCCGTCCGGTCGGCCGGTCGGCCGCCGACGCCGCCGACGGCGTCGAGCAGATCGTCACCGCGACGATGGCGGCCGCGGCCCGCACCCATCTGGCCGAGCGGGGCCGCGACCCGAGGGACTTCACGCTGGTGGCGTTCGGCGGCGCCGGGCCGGTGCACGCCTACCGCCTGGCCAAGCTGCTCAAGCTGCGGCGGATCATCGTTCCGGCCGGGGCCGGCGTGATGTCGGCTTTCGGGTTCCTCGCCGCCGTCCCCTCAGCCGACGCGGTGCGCGCTCACCCCTGCGCCCTGACCCGCGTCGATTGGAGCCGGGTGGCAGAGCTCTACAAGGACATGGAGTCGCAGGTACGCGGCGTGCTTGGCGCCGAAGCCGATGCCGAAGCCGAACCGGTCGTTCTACGACGCGCTGCGGACATGCGCTATCTCGGCCAGGGATTCCAGATCACCGTACCGCTCCCCGACGGCGACCTGTCCGACGACGGCGGCCGGATTCGAGAGGCTTTCGCCCGTACCTACGCGAGCCTCTACGGACGCGTGATCGAGGACGGGGCGCCCGAGGTCGTCAGCTGGCGCTTGTCCGGGAACCGACCCGGCCCGCCGACCTTGCCCGACCACCGGCCCGAGCCCGCGGGCCCCGGGCCCGCCGGACCCGGGCCGCGCTCCCGGCGCACCATACGGTTCCCCGACCTGGGCGACGTCGAGGCCGCGGTGCACGACCGGGGCGTCCTCGCCCCGGGAACGGTGATCCGCGGCCCCGCCGTCTTCGAAGACCGCGAGACCTCCTGCGCCGTCGGCCCCGACTGCCTGGTCACCGTCGACACCCATCATTCGCTCGTCATCGACATCGAACCGTCGGAAGGCGGCATGCACGCATGA
- a CDS encoding NAD(P)-dependent oxidoreductase, translating to MGESTATIGLMLAVARRITESDTLMRSGRFDGWRLMDPLMGADVSGATLGVVGMGRIGRAVARRAYAAFGMRILYSGSTPKSGLPFEAEYVALPELLAASDFVSLHAPLTAGTHHLIDSEALARMRPTAFLINTSRGPLVDETALARALAAGTIAGAALDVFEHEPQVHPDLMSRTERVVLTAHAGSATARTREHMSMLAVEGLLAALGVAG from the coding sequence GTGGGGGAGTCGACGGCGACGATCGGCCTGATGCTGGCGGTGGCGCGCCGGATCACCGAATCCGACACGCTGATGCGCTCCGGCCGCTTCGACGGCTGGCGCCTGATGGACCCGCTGATGGGCGCCGACGTCTCCGGGGCGACGCTCGGGGTGGTCGGCATGGGACGGATCGGCCGAGCCGTCGCGCGCCGCGCGTATGCGGCTTTCGGCATGCGGATTCTGTACAGCGGCTCGACACCGAAGAGCGGTCTGCCCTTCGAGGCAGAGTATGTGGCGCTGCCGGAGTTGTTGGCGGCCTCTGACTTCGTGAGCTTGCACGCTCCGCTGACCGCCGGGACGCACCACCTGATCGACTCCGAAGCGCTGGCCCGCATGCGGCCCACGGCCTTCTTGATCAACACTTCGCGCGGCCCGCTGGTCGACGAGACGGCGCTGGCGCGCGCTCTGGCTGCCGGAACGATCGCCGGCGCCGCACTCGACGTGTTCGAGCACGAACCGCAGGTACATCCTGATCTGATGTCCCGGACCGAGCGTGTGGTCCTCACCGCACACGCCGGCAGTGCGACGGCTCGAACCCGGGAGCACATGTCGATGCTGGCGGTGGAGGGACTGCTCGCTGCGCTCGGAGTGGCGGGCTGA
- a CDS encoding TetR/AcrR family transcriptional regulator — MAKDEMSAPGPAKMSTRDRIIEAATGLFYAQGLRAISADKIIERTGITKVTFYRHFRTKDDLVVAYLEQRSEQERLDVAAILTQADGDPGQAIRLFAESVGAASCAPGFRGCPFINAAAEYADSDHPVRQTVAAHRNWFKTVLEEMITPLGLAEPASIADQLILIRDGAMVSGYLSDPTTVSQSLYRAAQAIISSRP; from the coding sequence GTGGCAAAGGACGAGATGAGCGCGCCGGGTCCGGCGAAGATGTCCACCCGCGACCGCATCATCGAAGCGGCGACCGGGCTCTTCTACGCGCAGGGCCTGCGCGCCATCAGCGCAGACAAGATCATCGAGCGGACCGGTATCACGAAAGTGACGTTCTATCGGCACTTCCGCACCAAGGACGACCTGGTCGTGGCCTACCTGGAACAACGGTCCGAGCAGGAACGCCTCGATGTCGCGGCGATTCTGACGCAGGCCGACGGCGACCCCGGCCAAGCGATCCGGCTGTTCGCCGAGAGTGTCGGCGCGGCCAGTTGCGCACCCGGTTTCCGCGGTTGCCCGTTCATCAACGCGGCGGCCGAATACGCCGACTCGGACCACCCGGTCCGCCAGACCGTCGCCGCACACCGCAACTGGTTCAAGACCGTTCTCGAAGAAATGATCACCCCGCTCGGCCTCGCCGAGCCGGCCAGCATCGCCGACCAGCTCATCCTCATCCGCGACGGCGCCATGGTCAGCGGCTACCTCAGCGACCCGACGACCGTGTCCCAGTCCCTCTATCGCGCGGCACAAGCCATCATCAGCTCACGCCCATGA
- a CDS encoding nuclear transport factor 2 family protein, with protein MSASVIQSFYDAMKSQDPAALAASLADDVVITEPSALPYGGTTTSRDEFFQKVPGWLDQFATWQFVEGEIFGDGDRLAGLWSAVFTAHASGETFGYQQFERYEVRGRAISKVDVYQSDTQGLVDFFKKYGPAW; from the coding sequence ATGAGTGCCTCAGTAATCCAGTCCTTTTACGACGCGATGAAGTCGCAGGACCCGGCCGCACTAGCCGCGTCACTCGCCGACGACGTCGTCATCACCGAGCCCTCGGCGCTGCCGTACGGCGGGACGACCACCAGCCGCGACGAGTTCTTCCAGAAGGTTCCCGGTTGGCTGGATCAGTTTGCGACGTGGCAGTTCGTCGAGGGAGAGATTTTCGGGGACGGCGACCGCCTCGCGGGCCTCTGGAGCGCGGTCTTCACCGCGCACGCCAGCGGTGAGACCTTCGGCTATCAGCAATTCGAGCGGTACGAGGTGAGGGGCCGTGCGATCAGCAAGGTAGATGTCTACCAGTCCGACACGCAGGGGCTGGTCGACTTCTTCAAGAAGTACGGGCCGGCCTGGTAA